The Trichoplusia ni isolate ovarian cell line Hi5 unplaced genomic scaffold, tn1 tig00004083, whole genome shotgun sequence region CCTGTTGTCGAGCGCGGGGTTCTCCAGGATCCTCAGAAAAATCTCTCTCATGCCGTCATCATTGGCAGAACCTTGTTTCTTGATCTTCGCCTCTTCCATAAGCTCCGATACTATCCTGCCAACAAttatggtattattatttttgaatgcaTGTCTAATGTGTTTTGATTGGTTGCCCTATGTCCAGAGGCATACTTCCCTATAGGCTGCGTTAGCTCGAGAGGCAAAATAGGCCATAATTTTTCGCAGACGTAGGTAAAAACTTGTTGAATCCGCCTGTGCTAACGTGAAATTTAATTGCCGTTGTGGCGTACTTGCCTAtctaaaattttgcaatattcttcttaaaagtattgtattatACTAATTGCCTACTAACTGAGCTAGTTGGACGTAATAGTCGTCCCGGAACATTAAACAGGTGAAATACGAGTgtttttacgtaaatatatatatttttgttggtgGTTAAGGAATTCAGTTTTGCAAACTGTTAAGTCAGGATTTCACTGTTCCATTTAGGGCAGATAATTCAGACGAATGGAGGAGGAAAAGCTTTTTTCATGTACATTTTACGGTTATTTATGTTGCTAATGTTATACACGTTACCTAGATCACAAAAAAACGACTTTTCGACATGGAGAAAAAGGTTGTACAGATTGCAATCTATACTCAGGTACGCGGACCTTATAAAAATCTACTTCCACCCATATTAAATTTCAGACCACGAATATACACTCTTTACTGAAATAGAACaaacagattttataattataggttttaaaaatagcacaatcttaaccaatttaaaataatgatatcgCGTTATAATTCTCGGAGCTGCGGGTTTTTGTTGTCATTTATTACTCATATGTGTATCACACCGCCAGACAGTGATCTCGTGCGACCACCGCGAATGCTTCCTGACCTTGGACCATGCACATACCTACTAGTCAGAACAATCGGTCAAGGCCAATGCTCTTGTAGactaatgtcttttttttaatcggcCAAATCATCAGCCATATTTTGGGTTATGATGCCATAAGAGATGAAGATAGAGCCAACAGTGCGCAAAATATTCTTCGCAGTAAATTTAAATGGGGGTCTACCAGCACGCCCTAAAGTAACATTATGACAGCTGTAGGAGTGAGACAGAGTAATACAcatagagcggcgtctcttttccacaactacTTTAAGAGGGCCCTCAGATTAGGAATACAAATATTCTTACAAAGACGACATAGATATGTTTCTTAAGGTTAATACATTCATACATGTCGTAAGATAACGATACTACGCACCTGACCCTTGTAAAAGAGATCACCAGTAATATCAGAGACTCCTTGAGAAACACTTGCATGATCTAAGGAACTTTAATACCTACTCAATTTGAACTTGAACTGCATACCTACCTAGGGTATAATTTCTGTAAATAACCATTTATATCATCTCACATTGAGGGTTAAAGCGTATTATTGTCTTATAACAAACACTGTCAGCTGTGATATATGACCGATAAATCAATCAGCCATTAACGGAACTAATTAATGCAAAGGCAagtgattcatttattttaaactgcgAACTAACTCACGTATGAATAGTCTCCTCGCTCTTGACGAATGTTCTGTAGAGTGTTGTGGGTGCGAACTTCCACAGCGGTGCTCCGTAGTAAGAGTCCCTCTGGGCCCTGAAGTGAGCCTTGACGGCGGCCGCCAGGGTCGCCGCTCTCCCCGACATCCACCGCTCCAAAAAGCCAAGCCTTGAGCCCAACATAAGGCCACATACCGCTGAAAACATTCATTAACAATCATAAAACCAGTACCCCTTATAGACGAAGCTACATACTCGAAGTAATTGGTCCTGGGTGCGAGCTGCCGCAATCAGACACGCTCATTTCCAACTATGACTGTAATCGCGTATTCGTATCCAGAGGTAAACCCAATTACATACTGTACAGTCGCTGGCAAAATTATGCTCTACCTGTAGATATTTCTTCTCGTATGACTTACATttctcaaacaaaatatttttatagatgctGTTACAacctatattatttagaaaactctacgattataattatctaccTATAAACCACTAACTtgaaacaatttacaatatGAATTCTCTATTCTTATAAATATGTCCTAGACACTGACAGACTGTCTCGACTCTCGACTATGCAGGTCAGCAGCCAATAAATAAACGTTCTCACGACATAAAATTCTAGATAAATAACCTTCATTTTAAATGACATAAGAATAAAGGGTCTAATTGAGGTTAACACAACTCTATtgtattcaataattaatataattgtgaaGATTTAGTATTGCATAAACTAAACCTCGATACTGTGGAGTAACTTCCAGAAAGCAGCTAGGATAGTCCCACTTAAAATTATGATGCTGAAAAGAGCGCCTCTCGCAAAGTTGATAATTAGCTCGATCTAACTTAGCCAGTTGGCCAGCACCAAGATgtaattaattcattaagtTATTACATTCGACCAAAAATACACCAGTAAGTTAcctaatgtaattatttttaagctacaGACGCTAACAGTAACAAAAACTAGACGCGTGTCAAGAAAAACATAAGCTGAAAGAACATTTAAGTGAGATAAACGACATAACTTCCGCTCATTAGCTGATAACATTGTGCTGAACCACTCAGCACAGAATGCGAGTATGTAATCTGTGGCGCAGTGTACAATTTCATAATGCATTTCTGATGTTTATTGTTGCATTCCTAGCGACGTGCGCGCAACTACGCTACCCATCTAACGTTATTTTCTACTACATTATGACCTACATTCTTATCTCGACGGACGTCATTTTCTCGTCACTATTATCTCAACTTTCTGAATCTATTTAAGACCCATATATACGCACATGAACTTACGCGACAGTTGACAATTTGAGTGATATAGGATGCAGTTGTTTGATGCAAACAAggcttatattttaataaaattatcaaatttccTGAACAATAGTAATTTCTATGTTTGTGTTCGTTATTTCAATGTTGTCCGATAAATACATGATTATGTTGTCATGAACTGGATCTGTTATAGGAATGAACTTCTGATGAATGTCACAAAGGACTTCGTTCTACTGCTTATCTTTTTGCTTCCGGTGCAAAATACCAAGAGCTTAATCCGGTACCAAACAAGcactttataatacttatatacatatatacagcttgtaaaaaacatttttacaggCTGTAAAACATGCACACCTTTTTGGAAATTGGTTAAGTAGTTTAGTTTCCAACTACCTAACAATAAAAAGTGTCCGTTCTAAGTTCTCCGAAAGCTCTACCAGTTCTGATACGCCGCAATCCTAGGAACAGTAGGTACATAGTAAAGCAACACAAACGACTTACACTCCAATCCCATTCTATTGGTCAGTTGATCAAATCCAGTCACGGTTCCATCGCTGCGGCGACAGGAGTCCAACAAGTCTAGGAAGTCGTCACAGATATTGTTCAGCTCTGGTAAAAAGCCTTGCATGGTGTTGGGACTCGTCAACTCCGCTGTCAAATGACGACGAAGATGATGCCATTTTTCACCTTGcctgaaaacacaaaaaagatatTGAAGAGATACGTTAATCTCGTCAGGGGGAGCTGGTAGAGCTCTCTTGCATATTGGCCTATAGTTTTGATAAACATcgatagtaataaaattattctgtcATAGCTGTTTCTTTGCTGCTTTACTAAtactcaaaatatattaaagtagctgttgcccgcgactccgtctgcgtggacttcagtttacagcgttcggtggtccccgtttccatgggaatacatccccttagtgatcttatagcttttaaacaccttttcaatgttccctcgggaactatttcaaaaatcgggtTAAAAGGCCTAtgtttccatgtcaatggctatatgcatgccaaatttcattcaaatctgtTAAGCCGTTGTTGCgcgattgagtaacaaacatccacactttcacatttataataatagtaaggattataatttaaacaatcgAAAAAAACAGAATGAACCCGATATTCTACTGTTTACCCTGTAGATGCAATCTGGGTCGAACTCGGCAAAAACCTGTTCCGAGAAATAGACAAGGTTCTTCTAGCCTTGACCATGTGACTTGTActgactatttaaatataaccCAGTCACATATAGGTTCACTATACACTAAGCTATCTATATGATTTATTGCAATTGTTACACGGGCCTTGAAAGCTCCATTTGCCAAATAAACGTgatcattttataaattgtatactCGCTATTAAGCAATAAAAGTTAGGCACGGCTGTCATTTCCTTTACATAAAACGTCCTTGTTTAAACATTTACCTTCAAATCATAAGTTCGTCAGGAACACATTTTCTAAGAACTATTAAAGACACTCCTCATAATTTTAAACGGATAATATCTTAATAGACGCTTTATTTGAAGCATGCTTTGTTTCAAGTGTAGTTGAAGATCGtatcttgttttattgaaaacgatttgaaaagaaacattaaataagATTCTAATCAATAGTGCCTACCAATATAGCATCGGAGCATATCGTGATGGACTGCCgataatatttagaaaaaccTATTTCGCTTAGACAGGAAATAGTTACATTGCATCGTCATGAAACTATAGTGCCAAAGGAACTGcgcagttttatttaaaatctacgtGACTGGCAAGTACAAAAGTGTTGCCAAAAGATCACGAACACGGGACAGACAATGGTGTTGCTATAGTTGGGCCCGAGGTCAAACCACCCGTTGTGAATGAATGCTTACTTATGAAGATAACCTATTTAGTCGTAACTAGGTATTCATGTCAATTACTCACAAATATGAGATGATTGGCGTTATCTTAAAATTGTTTCGTCTCAAAACGTGCATAACGATaaagattttcaa contains the following coding sequences:
- the LOC113508193 gene encoding ecdysone 20-monooxygenase-like (The sequence of the model RefSeq protein was modified relative to this genomic sequence to represent the inferred CDS: added 51 bases not found in genome assembly), producing MSLPGVFLFSHYVESFWSTPPPLVDWSCVPTLVLAVILVVVAATALAARTADGKQSTRLPGPQPLPFLGTRWLFWSRYKMNKLHEAYEDMFRRYGPVFVETTPGGAAVVSIAERAALEAVLRAPAKRPYRPPTEIVQTYRRSRPDRYASTGLVNEQGEKWHHLRRHLTAELTSPNTMQGFLPELNNICDDFLDLLDSCRRSDGTVTGFDQLTNRMGLESVCGLMLGSRLGFLERWMSGRAATLAAAVKAHFRAQRDSYYGAPLWKFAPTTLYRTFVKSEETIHTIVSELMEEAKIKKQGSANDDGMREIFLRILENPALDN